The Acidobacteriaceae bacterium nucleotide sequence GTGGAGAGATGCCCTAGCCAATGAGTACTCCGATTCAAATTGCCGTTGTCGGTTCTGGTTACGTCGGTCTTGTCGCCGCCGTTTGTTTTGCTGAAATGGGTCACAACGTCGTTTGTGTCGATAACGACCAGCGCAAGGTGGATGCATTGCGCGGTGGCGATACGTTGATTCATGAGGAGCACCTTCCTGGGTTGCTTCGTCGTCACGGCAACAAAGGCGTGACATTTACAACTGATCTGGCGGAAGCGACGCAGAATGCCGCAGCTATCTTTATCGCTGTGGGTACCCCGCAGTCGGAGACCGGCGATGCAGATCTGTCGTATGTCGAGGCTGTTGCCAGCGAAATTGCTCGTCACATGAACAGCTATAAGGTGATCGTAGAAAAGAGCACCGTGCCTGTTTACACCAACGAGTGGATTCGTCGCGTCATCGAGCGCAATGGTGTTCCGCGCGAGATGTTCGATGTGGTGTCCAACCCTGAGTTCCTGCGTGAAGGCACGGCTGTCGAAGACTTTCTGCATCCCGATCGCATTGTTGTGGGCGCAGACTCGGAACGCGCTGCCGCTGTTCTGGGAAGCATCTATGCTCCTCTTACAGATGGCAGCTACTACAAGGCCGCTGAGCCGATTCCCGGTGTTTGTAGCCAGGAGTCACCGGCGCCGATCCTCTTCACGTCGACGAAGAGTGCAGAGATCATCAAGCATGCTTCGAATGCGTTCCTTGCACTGAAGATTTCGTTCATCAATGCTGTCTCCAACCTTTGCGAAGCAGCTGACGCCAACGTGGAGCAGGTCGCTCATGGCATTGGCCTCGACTCCCGCATTGGTCCGAAGTTCCTGCGCCCGGGCATTGGCTACGGTGGCTCCTGCTTCCCGAAGGATGTGGCCGCGTTCCGCTCGGTGGCTGATCAGATGGGCGTGGATTTCAGCCTTCTTACGGAGGTTGAGCGTATTAACGTCTCGCAGAAGAAGCGCTTCCTCGCGAAGGTTCGCTCTGCGTTGTGGACGCTTCGTGGCAAGCGCCTCGGCGTGCTCGGACTCGCGTTCAAGGGCGAGACGGACGACATTCGTGAGAGCCCGGCTATCGATCTCTGCGAGATGCTGCTGAGCGAAGGCTGCCAGATTGTGGCCTATGACCCTGCGGCGATGGATCGTGCCAAGGAAGAGTTGAAGCCGAGCGCGCAGATGTCTTATGTAGGCAGCATCCAAGAAGCGGCCACCGATGCGGATGCTCTGCTGATCCTTACGGACTGGTCAGAGTTCAAGACTGTCGACCTGGATATGCTGCAGAAGTCGTTGCGTTACCCGATCGTCATTGACGGGCGCAATCTTTTTGAACCGCGGACGATGGCTGAGGCCGGTTTCACGTATTTGAGCGTGGGGCGTCCCGCCGCAAATCCTTTCCGTGAACGCACGAAGGCCTAGGCCTTCGTGCCTTGGTCTCTTGGGAGAATTCATTTGAGTCAACCGCTGATTCTGGTTACGGGAGCCGCAGGCTTCCTGGGATCGCATCTGTGCGATGTACTGCTGGCCGAAGGGAACGATGTTCTCGGAGTGGACAACCTTGCCACAGGTAGCCTCGCCAATCTGGAGCACGTGAAGAACGAGGCACGTTTTCGTTTTGAGCAGGCTGACATCTGTCAGCCGTTCGACTACGGTCACGTGGATTATGTCTTCAACCTGGCTTCGCCGGCCAGCCCTGTCGACTACATGCGTCTCGGGATCGAGACGTTGCAGGTCGGCTCGGCGGGTACGATCAACACGCTCGAAGTCGCAAAGAAGTACGGCGCAGGCTATCTGCATGCGTCGACTTCGGAGTGCTATGGCGACCCGGAAGTTCATCCGCAGGTAGAGAGCTACTGGGGCAATGTGAATCCGATCGGACCGCGGTCGGTGTATGACGAAGCGAAGCGCTTCTCTGAAGCTGCTGTGACGGCGTACAACCGCTATCACAACGTCAACACGCACCTCGTACGTATCTTCAATACGTACGGCCCGCGTTTGCAGGCTAACGATGGCCGTGTCATCTCGAACTTCATGATGCAGGCTCTTCGTGGCGTGCCGTTGACGATTTACGGCGATGGTAAACAGACTCGTTCGTTCTGCTACGTCTCGGATCTTGTTGCGGGCATTGTGGCTCTGTCGAAGAGTGCGGAGCACCTGCCGACGAACATCGGCAACCCCGGTGAGTTCACCATGATCGAGTGCGCGCAGGAAGTCCTTGCGCTTACCGGATCGAAGAGCGAGCTGACCTTCCAGCCGCTGCCTCAGGATGACCCCAAGCAGCGCAAGCCGGATATTACTAAAGCGAAGAGCCTGCTTGGTTGGGAGCCTAAGGTTCCTCTGCGTGAGGGCCTTGCGAAGAGCCTGGATTACTTCAAGGCATGTGTTGCTCGCGAAGCTGACGCAAAGTAAGCTTCACCTCCAACGACAAGGGCCGCAGAGATTTCTCTGTGGCCCTTGTCGTTGGAGGCTGTTCGGAGTGCTTATCGCAGCTTTCCGTCCATCCCCGTCTTTCTTAGTTTCGGGTACCAGGTGAACTGTGCTGCCACAATGAAGTTGTTCTGTTGATTCGGCTTGTAGAGCGCGGTGCCGGTATAAGGAATGGCCGCGCCAGGATTGGTGGATTGATACACCGGTGCCTTCCAGCGTTCGTATTGCACCCATCCATCCAGCTCGAGATTGTGGCCCAGGCGCTTTACGACTTCGCCTTTTATCTGGCTCTGCGTTACGCCGCCAGAGATAAAGTCTTTCGGCGCCTGCTTGGTCATATACATCATCTGGACCCACTCATTGCCGCTCAGATGGTAGGTCAGCCATGCCTGGCCGCCCTTCGCTTCACGGCCAACCCAGTCACCCATGATGAAGCCTTTGTTCGTGTATCCCTGCAGTTGGACAATCTCGTAGTAGTTGAACTGTCCACCTTGCGACCGCAGTGTCGAGGTGTCGGTTGATGTTGCTTCCACGCGCAGATCAAGCCTTGGAATGCCTGGTACATGCGAGAGGTAGATGCCTGGCCGATAGGCCGCACGCCGCGGCGCGGAGATGGGGGTCACGTCATCATGCGCGATCGTATCGACGTACAACGTCATGGAGTGGCGCAGAAACGGCAACCGATAGCTGAAGTTGAACGTCGAGTAACGAGCACCCGGATCGTTCCGTGAGTACTTCTCTGCGGATGTTGTGTCATTGATATCGAAGAAGCTCTTCAGGAACGTGTGAATCGTAATGGGGGAATGGCCTTTGCCGCCCCAGATCACCGTACGTTCAAAGCCGAACTGAAAGTTGGACGAGGGTTGGAACTCAAACATCTCTGCATGGACCCACGGATCATTTGGTGAGGTGTGTCCCTTGAGCGATCCGACAAAAAAGTCATAGCGCAGTGGCCCCAGCACATGCTTGATCAACGGGATGTACATTGGCTCGACGCGGTTAATGCGGAAAGAATAGATGTTTTCTGCATTGTTAGACCACGCCATGGCTCCGCCGTAACCCGGCCCCATCCATGCATCCGTTTTGCCAAACGAAATTTCATGCCCTGCTGCATGGAATGAAATAGCTGCTTCCTGCAGACGGAAATTATTCTGAGAGCCGGTATTGCCGTAGGGAATCGTGTCCTGAACATAGGTTGCCGGCATAGGGCAGCCCGTCACATAGTCGTTGCAGGAGAGTTGGCTCGCGACAGCGTAGGAGTATCCGGGAATGGACGGTGCGTGCTGATACTCACCGCGCACATGCAGCGAGAAGCGCCACCACTCGTTGGTCGTAGAAAATCCGGTAACGTTGTTGAAGCCTTCGCCATAGGGGCGACCGTAGTCGTTGTACTGTGATTGCCCAAGGTGATAGCTGTCGCGAAGAGTCAGGCCGTTGATGCCGGAGAGTCGCGTGTAGAACTTATCGACGCCATAAGTCGCGCCCCAGTTCTCTTGTCGATCGGCTTCGTCGGCTAGATACTCTTTGAGCTTTGCCAGGATTTCGATCGCTTGCTCATTCTGTTCGCTCATCACCTTTGGTTCGGTGAGCTGCAGCATGTGTAGCAGGGAACGCCGCGTCCACGGGCGCATGGCAAGAAACGCTGTGTCCAGGTAGCCCAGGGAGTAGAGGCGCATGGCCATCGGGTACACGGGCGAGTCGACAGGGATGTACGCGCTACCGAGGTGATCCTCGGTCGTTGGAGGAAGTGGCGCGTACGGCGCGACGGAAGGCACTGTGGAAGCCGGGATCGGTTGCGGAACCGCTGCCTGTGCAGGTGCCTGCTGCACGTCGTTCTGCACTGGCTGGCCTTTCGGGGAGGCATAGCCGGGCAGATAGGGCGCAGGGACTTCCTTCGTTGTGGACGAGGTGGGAACGCTCGCAACAGGAGGGGCTGGCGGGGTAGCGGGAGCCTGAGCCGCGGCGAGCGTCGCGGCGACAAAAGGAAGCCCAGAAAATGCACAGAGGCGCGCATACCGGCGGAGAGAATGCCCAAAGGCTGACATGCTCTCAGTGTACCTGCGCGAAGTTACTGAGGCCGTGAGATGTTGCGTGCCGCAAGGTACCGCTTCAAACGTCCCAAAGGTGTTTGCGATGGCGTCAACTTTGTGGCTGCTGGCGTGACCACGGCCCAGATTACGCAAGGACCGAGCGTTGTGCGGCCGCGCAGTGTAGCTTCCTGCATGGCTCGATACATCGCCACGGCATCGTCGCCGTCCACCGTGAGAATCGGCATCTGCAGCTTGCGGCAGAGCGTTTCCAGCGCGGGCCACGTCAACGCCTTGCTGGCTGCTTTGCCTCGGCCTGCGGTGGCGTCAACGACGCAAAGCACGAACGGCAGGCGTTCCGTCTGCGCGATCGTCAGCGCATCCTCCCAGCCTTGCGCCTTCTCGCCTGCGGTCGTGTAGGCGAGCGCAATGCGGTCGCCAGTCAGTTGCAGGCCGCGCGCTGTAGCGGCTGCCAATGGCAGTCGCGTGGCCTCGTCGGCATAGCTTGCGGGGCTTTTGCGTGCAGGTCCAAGCAGCTCTGCCGGCTTGTCGCTCAGCGGCGACGAAAGATAGTCGCCTGCTTCCAGATGAATGGTCGTCGCGGCCAGTACGGCTTCGCGGCCAAACGGTGTGCGCTGCTTTTTCTCAAGCACGCGTGCGCGGGACAGAATGGTGAAAAGCTCCTGGAGCTTGCGGTGGGGAAGCAGCGGATTTTCAGCCAAGCGAAGCGACTCCTGCGACGTACGAGATGATGTGCCTAGAGTACACGTTCCCGGGCAAAGGAAAAGCCGCTTGCGAAGAAGCGGCTTTTCCTGCGGGCAATGAATCAGGCTAGGCTTTGGCTGCGCCGGACCATTCCGTGTTGATGTTCAGTTCGGCAAACGCTTTCTCGGCAACCTTGGGCTTCACGACGCCTTCGCGAACCAGCTTCGAGAGCGAAGCGGCCACGATCGACGGAGCATCCACCTCAAAGTGGCGGCGGAGGTTTTCGCGGTTGTCCGAGCGGCCGAAGCCGTCCGTGCCCAGCGTAACCAGGCGCGAGCCAAGCCACGGAGCAAGCCCGTCGGGCATCGACTTCATGTAGTCGCTCGCGGCCACGATCGGCCCCTTGGCTTCGCCAAGAGCTTCGACGATGTACGGCTTCTTCTCCGCAGCCGCCGGGTGCAGGCGGTTCCAGCGCTCGGTGTCGAGCGCATTGCGGCGAAGCTCGTTGTAGCTTGTCACCGACCATACGTCGGCCGCGATGCCGTACTTCTCCGCAAGAATTTCCTGCGCCTTCAGCACCTCGTTCAGGATCGGGCCTGCACCGAAGAGCTGCATCTGCGCGGGCTTGTCCGCAGCCTTGAACTTGTAGATGCCGCGCAGAATGCCTTCGCGGAGCTTGCCGTCAGCGTCCTCGGGCATTGCCGGGTTGATGTAATCCTCGTTGTACATCGTGATGTAGAAGAAGCAGTTTTCGCTGTTCTCATACATCCGCTTCATGCCGTCCTGCACGATGACGGCGAGTTCGTAGACATATGCCGGATCGTAGGTGACGCAGGTAGGAATCGTGCCTGCGAGCACATGCGAGTGGCCGTCCTGATGCTGCAGGCCTTCGCCGAGCATCGTCGTACGGCCCGCGGTGCCACCCATCAGGAAGCCCTTGCCGCGCGAGTCTGCAAACGCCCAGGCCATGTCGCCGATGCGCTGGAAGCCGAACATCGAGTAGTACAGGTAGAACGGCACCATCGGAATCTTGTAGTTGGTGTACGCCGTTCCGGCAGCGGTGAAGCTCGCCATCGAACCAGCTTCCGTGATGCCTTCTTCCAGAATCTGGCCGTTCTTTTTCTCGTTGTAGCCGAGCAGCATGTCCGCGTCGTGCGGCACGTACTTCTGGCCTTCCGGGGCGTAGATGCCGACAGCCTTCATCACCGATTCAAAGCCAAACGTACGGCCTTCGTCCGGGATGATCGGCACGATCAGCTTGCCGATCTCAGGGTTCTTCAACATGCCGTTCAGCATGTTCACAAAGCCCATCGTTGTTGAGATCGCGCGGCCGTTCGATCCAGCCAGCCAGGTCTTGAAGAAATCAAGCTGTGGGGCCTTGAACGTCGACTCCGGCACTTCGCGCTTGGGCAGGTAGCCGCCTAGTGCTACGCGGCGCTCATGCAGGTACTGAAGAGCCGCGTCGTCAGCAGCAGGACGGTAGAAGTCTGCGTTCTCGGCTGCACCAGCTGGCAAGGGGATGTTGAAACGCTCGACGAAGAGCGCCATGTCCTTGTCGGAAAGCTTCTTCTCGGAGTGGGTGGCGTTGCGGGCCTGTGCGGAGGGCATACCGTAGCCCTTGACCGTGTGCGCCAGGATGACCGTGGGGCCGCCCTTGTGCTCCATCGCACGCTTGTAGGCGTTGTAGATCTTCGAGGGGTCGTGGCCGCCACGGTGCAGGTTTGCCAGTTGCTCGTCGGTCTTATCTTCGACCAGCTTCAGCAACTCCGGGTACTTGCCGAAGAACTCGGCGCGCAGGTACGCACCGTCCTTGGCCTTGAAGCGCTGGAAGTCGCCGTCGACGCACTCTTCCATGCGCTTGAGCAGCAGACCCTGGTGGTCGCGGGCGAAGAGTTCGTCCCAGTCCGATCCCCAGATCACCTTGATGACGTTCCAGTTTGCGCCACGGAAGGTGGCTTCGAGCTCATCAATGATGCGAGCGTTGCCGCGTACCGGGCCGTCGAGGCGCTGCAGGTTGCAGTTGACCACGAAGATCAGGTTGTCGAGCTTCTCGCGAGAACCCAGAGAGATTGCGCCGAGCGTGTCGACCTCGTCGGTCTCGCCGTCGCCCAGATAAGCCCAGATCTTGCGGTCGGTCTTCTCGATCAGGCTGCGGTTCTCAAGGTACTTCATGAAGCGTGCCTGGTAGATCGCGTTCAGCGGGCCGATGCCCATGGAGACGGTGGGGAACTGCCAGAAGTCCTGCATCAGCCACGGGTGCGGGTAGGAGCTAAGGCCCGGCGTGTCGCGCAGTTCGTGGCGGAAGTTCTTCAGACGCTGCTCGTCTAGGCGGCCTTCCAGGAAGGCGCGGGAGTAAACACCCGGCGACGCGTGGCCCTGGAAGTAGACGAAGTCGCCCGGCTGATCGCCGTAGGAGGCGCGGAAGAAGTGGTTGAAGCCAACTTCCAGCAGCGTGCACTGCGACGAGTACGTCGAAATATGGCCGCCAATGCCTGCGTCGTACTTGTTCTGCTTGTGCACCATGGCCATGGCGTTCCAGCGCAGCAGGGCCTCGATACGGTTTTCCTTCTCGCGATCACCCGGGTAGGGCACCTCGTCGTGCTTCGGAATTGTGTTCAGGTACGGTGTGACCACGTCGCCTGTAGCGGGGACACCGGCTTCGCGGGCGCGCGAACGCAGCGTCAGCAGCAGGTCGGCCGCGTGTTCCCAGTCATGTGCCACGACCTCGTCAAACGCTTCAATCCATTCGTGAACTTCGGCGATCAGGTCGTTCTTTACGGCTTCGTCGAGTGCTGCCATGTGTCGGGTGCTCCAATGGGGAGGGTTATGCAAATTCGCACTGCAAGGATAAATGCCGCTTATGACAGTGCGCCAGTCTGGACATCCGATACTCGGTCCCAGGCGTCTTCTTACATAGTATGGACGTACTTTCGCGCACGCCACCAGCTTCGGACCACCGTCTTGTGTATTCCAGCGGCGATCCTCACTTCGGAGACCTCTGGTTACCTGCAAATTTGAAGACAGGGCAGCGTGTTCCTGTCGTCGCGTTTTTCCACGGGGGATGGTGGAAAGCTCAGTACGATCTTGCCTACGCAGGCTTTCTTGCCGATGATTTGCGTCGTCAGGGCATCGCCGTCTGGTCGATCGAATATCGTCGGGTGGGCAATGCTGGTGGTGGTTGGCCGGGAACGTTTCAGGACTGCGCCGCTGGTTTCGACTACCTGAAAACTCTTGCCCAGGCGTACCCGCTCGATCTGGAGCGGGTCGTCGTCAGCGGACACTCCGCGGGAGGGCACCTTGCCTTCTGGATAGCTGGCCGCCATCATCTACCGGAAGGTTCCCCGGTCTATCTGCCACGACCGGCGGTTGGCGTTCACGCTGCTGTTTCGCTTGCCGGGGCCGTCGATCTTCGCCTCACCTGCGACCTCGCCAGCGGGGAGTTTGCGCACGACAAGCGGATGGTCGCCGACCTGATGGGCGGTTTGCCTGCGGAGTATCCTGAACGCTTTGCAGCCGGAAACCCGGGCGATCTTCTTCCCCTCAGCGTGCCGCAGTGGCTTCTGCAGGGCACGCTCGATGACCAGATTCCGCCTGACCTGCCGCGTCGCTGGGCGGAGAACGCTCATCGTGCCCACGACGCTCCGGTCAGCGTTCAGATGCTCGAAGGGGCCGACCACTTTGACGTGGTCGACCCCGAGAGCAAACATTGGCCAGTCGTAGCGGCCACGTTTCGTAAAGCTTGTTTTTCGTAGTTCCGCGAAGGCCTAGGTGGAGTAATCCGCGTTGATCGAGACGTAATCGTGCGTCAGATCGCAGGTCAGGAAGTCGGATGCGCCCTCGCCCTCACCAAAGTCGATGCGGATGGTGAACTCGCGTGCGCTCATCGCCTCGTGGCAACGGGCCTCGTCGTAGCTTGTCGATCGTGTGCCGTACTCAAAGACGGGCAGATCACCGATATGCACGGTCACCTTCGCTGGATCGAACGCCACGCCAGCCTTGCCCGCTGCGGCCAGAATGCGGCCCCAGTTGGGATCGGCCGAACTCCACGCCGTTTTGCAGAGAGGCGAGTTTCCGACAGACTTCGCCAGCGTGCGTGCTTCTTCGTTGCTGCGCATTCCTGTCACGGCGAGGCGCACGACGTGGGTTACGCCTTCGCCGTCGTCCACGATCTGGAACGCTAATGACTTAGTCACCTGCTGCAGCGCCGCGGCAAACTTCTTCGCAACGTCCTCGTCAGCCTCTACGCCACTCTTGCCGCTGGCCAGCAGCAGTACTGTGTCGTTGGTGGAGGTGTCGCCGTCGATGGAGATGGCGTTGTAGCTGTCTTCGACAGCCGGTTCCAGCATCGCCTGAAGGTCCTCCGCACGCACGGCGAGGTCGGTAAAGAGGTAGCTGAGCATGGTCGCGTGCGGCGGCCCCAGCTGCGGGCCGATCATACCCGCGCCCTTCGCGCAGCCCCACAGCCGTACGGTCTTGCCGTCGTGCTCAAAGCTTGCTTCGGCGGTCTTCAGCTTCGTGTCGGTGGTCAGAATCGCTGTTCCGAACGCCTCGGCGTGCTGCTGTGAGCTGCCCAGCGCAGCCTTTGCTGCGGGAACCGCGGCGACCAGCTTTTCCACTGGCAACGGAACGCCGATGATGCCTGTTGAGGAAGGGAAAACCTCATCGAAGACGCAGTCAAAGGCGTTGGCGACGGCGATACAGGTCTTCTGCGCGGCTTCGAGACCGTGGTCGCCGGTGCAGCAGTTCGCGTTGCCTGCGTTCACGATCACGGCGCGAACCTTGCTGCCATTGGCGGCGAGATGCTGGCGTCCAACGATGACAGGCGCGGCGACGACCTGGTTTTTCGTAAACATGACTGCGGCTACGGCCGGTTCATCGGCCACAGCCAGCGCAACATCGGGCTTGCCGGAAGCCTTGATGCCGGCGGTAACGGAGGCCCAGCGGAAGCCGAGCGGAAGTTGTGCGGGGGAAGAAGTGCTCACACGAAGATTTTACTGGTCGCGGCGCCGAATGCGAATCCAGAGCCGTTTCATCTGATATGCAATATCCACCAAAACAAGAAAGGCCAAAAGGGCCGCGCCAATGGCGCCCAGGTTGCTCACCCAGGTTGCTCACCCAGGTTGGCGTAAATCCGCAGCATAGCCAGCCCGGTGGGCAGTTTTGTTGCGCCCGATAGGTCACGGCAAGCTTCCAGAGGAAGGCCTGGCCCAGCAGCAGTCCCGTCAGGATCCAGAGGATGGTGAGCCAGCGACGCATGCCGTAGCGTACACCTGCCATCAAATCCTCTGCTTCTGAGCGGTATACTCACCAGATAACAGCGACGCGGTGAGGGTGGCGGCTGTGGAGGATTCTGACGCATGAGCACAAATGGCAATGGGCACGTACACGTGAACGGAAACGACTACGTCGTTCCGCAGCCGCGTAAGGAATGGATCGTCAACCGCAAGGCCGAAGCGGCTCGGACCGGCGATTGGAACATGAGCCAGATGCACTTCGCGCGCAAGGGCCTGATCACCGAAGAAATGAACTACGTCGCTCACAAGGAGAAGATCTCCGCGGAGCTGATTCGTTCGGAGATCGCCAAGGGCACGATGATCATCCCGGCGAACATCAACCACGTTGAGCTGGAGCCGATGGCGATTGGTGTCGAGTCGCTCTGCAAGATCAATGCGAACATCGGCAACTCGGCGCTGGTGTCGAACGTGGACGAAGAGCTGCGCAAGCTGCACACTGCGGTCCACTTCGGCGCTGATACCGTCATGGATCTCTCCACCGGCGGCGACATCCCGATGATCCGCGAAGCGATCCTGCGCCACTCGCCTGTGCCGATCGGCACGGTGCCGTTGTATGAGGCGCTCTCGCGTGTGAAGCGCGTGGAAGACCTCAACATCGACCTGTACCTCGAAGTGATCGAGGAGCAGGCGCAGCAGGGTGTGGACTACTTCACCATCCACGCTGGCGTGCTGATTCAGTACGTGCCGTTGGTGTCCAAGCGCATCACCGGTATCGTCAGCCGTGGCGGCGCCATCCTGGCGCAGTGGATGACTTCGAACCACAAGCAGAACTTCCTGTACGAGAACTTCGACCGCATTACGAAGATCATGGCGAAGTACGACGTCAGCTACTCGCTCGGCGACGGCCTCCGTCCCGGCTCTGTGGCCGATGCTTCTGACGAAGCGCAGTTTGCTGAGCTGAAGACGCTCGGCGAACTCACCCGCCAGGCGTGGAAGGACGATGTGCAGGTCATGATCGAAGGCCCCGGCCACGTGCCGATGGACAAGATCAAGGAGCAGGTCGACAAGGAAGTCGAGCTCTGCGACGGTGCACCGTTCTACGTTCTTGGCCCGCTGGTCACGGACATCGCTCCGGGCTACGACCACATCACCTCGGCGATCGGCGCGGCGATGATCGGCTGGCACGGCGCGGCGATGCTCTGCTACGTCACTCCGAAGGAGCACCTCGGCCTGCCGAACGAGAAGGACGTGAAGGACGGCATCATCGCGTACAAGATCGCTGCGCACGCGGCGGACATTGCACGCCATCGTCCTGGCGCTCGCGACCGCGACGACGCCATCTCGCACGCACGTTATACCTTCGATTGGGACGCACAGTTTGCGCTCTCGCTCGATCCGGATACGGCGCGCGGTATGCACGATGAGACGCTGCCGGATGACTACTACAAGGAAGCGGCGTTCTGCTCCATGTGTGGCCCGAAGTTCTGCTCGATGAACTGGTCGTCGAAGGTCGACAAGTACAACGAAGAAGTTCATGGTTTGAAGAAGCCGGAGCTTACGCAGATCATGAACGCGCAGTTGGCCGCTCGCTAACTCGCTACAAGTACAAAAGAAGGCCCGCGATCATCGCGGGCCTTCTTTTGCGTTCGAGGGAGAGTTGCTTCCTATAAGGCGACAGCCGCTGTGGCCGCTCATGGTGAACTTTGCGTCGAAGCTTTCTGCCAACTGGGTAGAGATGTGCCTGGGCAAAGGAGCGCCTCGACGCAACGAGCGCGAAGGCCGCCACGGGAGCGCAAAGGGATTGGAGGCTGCTGTGGGTAGTGATGAAAACAAAGAGGCGTGGCCGGAGCCACACCTTTTTGCTTTGTAGTTCAGGCTTACTTTGCCGCAGCTTCGAGGATCCCCGCTGACTTGTTCAGCGCAGCCGCCAGCTCGTCCATCTGAGCTTGCGTCCGTGCTGCGTCGTCGGCGTCGATGCCTTCGGTCACGCCCGGGATCACCACCGCTGCGTAGCCGGTGAACTCACCCGGTGCGTAGATCAGGTGGCGATAGAACGAACGTCTCGGCAGACCGGTATCGCTCAGCAGGGCACTCTCCGCATCGCGCAGATCAGCATTCAGCTTCGGTGTTGTCTTTGCCGAGTCCGTCTGCACCGTGTAGACCGTCTCTCCAGCCCTGGCGAAACGTTCTGCGGCTTCGTCCAGGGCGGTCCAGTTCAGCTTCATGCCGGTCTTGTCTGCTCGGTGCTTCTGCGCGTTCACGTAACCCTTTACGTCCTTGCCGTAGAGGCGATAGTCGTAGGGCAGTACGTCGGC carries:
- the argJ gene encoding bifunctional glutamate N-acetyltransferase/amino-acid acetyltransferase ArgJ, with translation MSTSSPAQLPLGFRWASVTAGIKASGKPDVALAVADEPAVAAVMFTKNQVVAAPVIVGRQHLAANGSKVRAVIVNAGNANCCTGDHGLEAAQKTCIAVANAFDCVFDEVFPSSTGIIGVPLPVEKLVAAVPAAKAALGSSQQHAEAFGTAILTTDTKLKTAEASFEHDGKTVRLWGCAKGAGMIGPQLGPPHATMLSYLFTDLAVRAEDLQAMLEPAVEDSYNAISIDGDTSTNDTVLLLASGKSGVEADEDVAKKFAAALQQVTKSLAFQIVDDGEGVTHVVRLAVTGMRSNEEARTLAKSVGNSPLCKTAWSSADPNWGRILAAAGKAGVAFDPAKVTVHIGDLPVFEYGTRSTSYDEARCHEAMSAREFTIRIDFGEGEGASDFLTCDLTHDYVSINADYST
- the thiC gene encoding phosphomethylpyrimidine synthase ThiC, encoding MSTNGNGHVHVNGNDYVVPQPRKEWIVNRKAEAARTGDWNMSQMHFARKGLITEEMNYVAHKEKISAELIRSEIAKGTMIIPANINHVELEPMAIGVESLCKINANIGNSALVSNVDEELRKLHTAVHFGADTVMDLSTGGDIPMIREAILRHSPVPIGTVPLYEALSRVKRVEDLNIDLYLEVIEEQAQQGVDYFTIHAGVLIQYVPLVSKRITGIVSRGGAILAQWMTSNHKQNFLYENFDRITKIMAKYDVSYSLGDGLRPGSVADASDEAQFAELKTLGELTRQAWKDDVQVMIEGPGHVPMDKIKEQVDKEVELCDGAPFYVLGPLVTDIAPGYDHITSAIGAAMIGWHGAAMLCYVTPKEHLGLPNEKDVKDGIIAYKIAAHAADIARHRPGARDRDDAISHARYTFDWDAQFALSLDPDTARGMHDETLPDDYYKEAAFCSMCGPKFCSMNWSSKVDKYNEEVHGLKKPELTQIMNAQLAAR